The following proteins come from a genomic window of Salvia hispanica cultivar TCC Black 2014 chromosome 4, UniMelb_Shisp_WGS_1.0, whole genome shotgun sequence:
- the LOC125223168 gene encoding protein RGF1 INDUCIBLE TRANSCRIPTION FACTOR 1-like: MAIENQETPVFEVKPKNKRIMGGGDEEENRWPPWLKPLLKEQFFVQCKFHADSHKSECNMYCLDCMNGALCSLCLSHHRDHRAIQIRRSSYHDVIRVNEIQKYLDISCVQTYIINSAKVVFLNERPQPRPGKGVTNTCQVCDRSLLDSFRFCSLGCKIVGTSKNFPKIRTEKKRVTSESSEDSYSSSSSSHSRNTSRFPSFTPSTPPRTALNFRSAKRRKGIPHRSPMGLMVEI, from the exons ATGGCGATTGAGAACCAAGAAACCCCTGTTTTTGAAGTCAAGCCTAAAAACAAGAGAATCATG GGGGGAGGCGATGAGGAGGAGAACAGATGGCCGCCATGGCTGAAGCCTCTGCTGAAGGAGCAGTTCTTCGTCCAATGCAAATTCCACGCGGATTCTCACAAGAGCGAATGCAACATGTACTGTTTGGATTGTATGAACGGCGCCCTCTGCTCTCTCTGTTTGTCTCACCACCGCGATCACCGCGCTATTCAG ATAAGGAGGTCTTCGTACCACGACGTGATCAGGGTGAATGAAATCCAGAAGTATTTGGACATAAGCTGTGTTCAGACATACATAATCAACAGCGCTAAGGTCGTCTTCTTGAACGAGCGCCCTCAGCCCCGCCCCGGCAAAGGCGTCACCAACACCTGCCAAGTTTGCGATCGCAGCCTCCTCGACTCCTTCCGCTTCTGCTCCCTCGGCTGCAAG ATTGTTGGGACATCGAAGAACTTCCCAAAGATTCGGACGGAGAAGAAGAGGGTGACCTCCGAGTCATCGGAGGACTCgtacagcagcagcagcagtaGCCATAGCCGGAATACGAGCAGGTTTCCCAGCTTCACGCCATCAACGCCGCCGCGTACGGCGCTGAATTTCCGGTCTGCGAAGAGGAGAAAGGGTATTCCTCATAGGTCTCCAATGGGTCTCATGGTAGAAATATAG
- the LOC125218390 gene encoding gamma-gliadin-like, which translates to MAKVNLRSWLEISQATDGLQLNPAVVEYILAKLSQFETRLDGLKHRASTTHPSLQPEPDPPDTATLYTAAQLPYQSPLSPHHPATTFQQSHAAQLAQQYLQPQQPYQPPAPPLDALQWQQPQQPEMQDWRWQQHQPHTRRQTSWDPPSYRQQSGLMPYDQYPLLYHHRWPYP; encoded by the coding sequence ATGGCCAAAGTCAATCTTCGTTCATGGCTGGAGATATCGCAAGCAACCGACGGCTTGCAACTGAATCCCGCAGTCGTGGAGTACATTCTTGCTAAGCTCTCCCAATTTGAGACCCGACTGGATGGGCTTAAGCACAGGGCATCAACCACGCACCCTTCGCTCCAGCCCGAACCTGATCCACCTGACACGGCCACGCTGTACACCGCCGCTCAACTACCCTACCAATCACCATTGTCTCCGCACCATCCGGCGACCACGTTTCAGCAGTCGCACGCTGCACAGCTGGCCCAACAATATTTGCAGCCGCAACAACCATACCAACCGCCTGCTCCTCCACTCGACGCTTTGCAATGGCAGCAACCGCAGCAACCGGAGATGCAAGATTGGCGGTGGCAACAACATCAGCCCCACACGCGACGTCAAACAAGCTGGGACCCTCCCAGCTACCGCCAACAATCGGGGCTCATGCCGTACGACCAATATCCGCTGTTATATCACCATCGGTGGCCGTACCCataa